The genomic window TGGTGTTGTCGCTGAAGATAATTGGGCAAGCTCGGCCTGCATCGCAGCCAGGTCGCTTTGTTCGCACTCTAAAAACAGGTCGCGTTGTTGTACCGTAAACGCTTCGGCTTTTGCGCTGAATTTGAGACGTTTGTGATACGCCAGTTCTAAAGTCAAGGCTTGAATTTTGCATTCTTTGACGTGAAGATCGTGCTCCTTGCGACGTAATTGATCCTGCAAAGCAGCCTTCTCCGCCTGTGCCAGTCCGGCCCCATTCAACTGCGCCATCACCCATTGAGTCAGTGCGGGGTCAGCGTTGAATTGGGCGAGTTTGGTGGCGATATCCATGCACGAAAGTATACCTCGCCCGACCGAAAGTTAACAGGGGGAGGCATCCCTTTTTATACGCGCCAATTCGATTGTGGCGGCGCGTTAAGTCGGGGCCAGTCAACGCCCGTGGTGAGCCATTGCCATTCTTCGTTCGACAAGACACACGCCGCATCATGGCTCTGCGGCCAGACGAAGCGACCTTTGTGCAAGCGTCGCATACATAACCAAACACCGGTGCCATCCCAGATCAATAGCTTGATGCGGGTGCTATTCTTGTTACGAAATGCATAGGCACTGCCATCGCAAGGTGGCTTACCCAAACTTTCTTGTACATGCAGGGAAAGTCCGTCAACACCGCTGCGCATATCGATCGGTTCGACAGCGAGATACACCTGTGCCGGAGTCAGTGGCAGGCTCATGGTAGTTGCCGCAGCAATTGCGCCAACACGGGTAAGTCAACATGGTTAGAAATAGTCACCTGCCAACCGGCCGGGCTGCACAAGACAATCTCGGGAAGTGATGCCCTGATCGACACCGGCACCAACTTGCAAGGCTTCATGGCTGGCCGCGGCGATGTCGATGCGATTGTCGTGAGGGAGGTGTGCTTAGCTTGAGAAACTACTGGCGATTTTACAGCGGGTGTGGCAAGTGTGACACTCTGATCAATAACGATGGAAGCGAGGCGTTTGCGCCAGGTATAAAACGTTGAATAGCCGATGGCTTCACGTCGACAATACGCGCTCAGTGATAAGCCGCTCTCAGCCCAGTGCTGCTGATGCTTAGTCCAAAACGCCACTTTGAGAGGATTGAAATTCATGCTAACTCCAGATCATTGAAAGAGTCGAGTGTCACTTATATCGTTATCGATTTCCAGATGGTTGCGTTGGACGCTTACGATGCATTAGCAAACTTACTGGAACACCACACAAGGAACACGCATATAAAGGCGTACCTTGCATTTGCCTATCCTTCACCGCCATGCGAAGCTGAATAGCTCGTGCATAATCAATACCGATGATATTCCTGACTGGCTCATGAATACCTGTCAGTCGATCTAAGACTTCAGGAATTGCTGGGTCTTCGACGGCTAGATTTATCATAAGAAGTATAGGTTGATTGAAAAAAGTGACTGCTCCACGAATATTATCAAATTAGCCTCGCGATGATAGCGAAACAGAAAATAAAAAACTCATAGCACTCGAACACAACAAATTCTATATATAAAAGAGCACTAGAGAGCTTTAACATTAGCCTCCCAAACATTTACTCGAAATATTATTCCATGAAGAAATCAATGAAGGCTGAATGGAGGAGCGATGGCTAGCGATTGGCAGTGTTAAGAATAATGGCATTCTTGCTGACGACATCTAACGCACTGATCGTGACAGAACAATACACACTAGAGAGAAACAGCAGATTGAACAGTGGTGATTTTTACACGAAGCACGACCTACATCTTGCCGATGAATTGCCCGATGCGCGAAAGAATTTCCTCTAATTCAGGCTGCCCGTTGTAATACAGCGCAGCGGTCTTTTGATACTCTTTTTTAAACCTTGCTCGCTCTTCATAATCGTCTAAAAGAAAGGCGGAATTTTTGGCTGCGACCAACTCATCCCCTTTCGGAAAACGCTGAATCTTTCGGGCTTCGTAGGCTGGTGTACCGATGAACCCTTGAATTTCTGGCAGCGCTAGCAAGCAATAGATATCATAGTAGTGGCGCATGAAATTCGCAGGAAATGCCTTCCCCAATTTCTGCAATCGGTATTTGGTCGACACTGCCTGCAATTTTTCGACAAAGGTGTAAGTTGGTAGGTAACAGGGTACATCAATTGCACGATTATCTTGAATCTTTACCCCTGCGTTCACCGCTGCATCGTACGCCCAAGACGAGATAGTTACGGGGCGGTTAGGGGTCGTATCGTCAAATCCCAACTCCAGCAAAATGCCGTCTTTAATACCGCTCTGCTGACTGACTCGATTGGGGTAATGCAAGCGTATTCCAGCACTGCGCATTTTCTCATCGTCAAAGGCAGTATCACGCTGAACGGCTTCGATTCCAGAAATACGAATGTGTTGCGAGAGCCAATCATAATAAGCACGTCGAGATTCAACATGCGCAGGTTTGTCATGATTACGTCCCGCCTTAACTTGCAACTCAATTGGCGGTTCTATGCGAATATCAATATCTTCCGAAAAGCGATGGATAATCCCAAAGCCTTTCGATAATGACGTACCACCTTTCAACTCGAACTGGAATTGCGACTGCTGCAAACCCCACAGGCAATGCATGATCCAATAATCCTTTTCAACGAGTACGGGTGCTATCCCGCGCTGCTGCGCGACAATGGAAAGAACCTCGTTAAAATCGCTGCGAGTATGCAAAAGCTCAAGCATGAAACCAACCCATAAAACGTTTCTTTGTCGCGACCGAAGCGAAGGCGGAAACAGCACGCTTCAACTTACCCTGATCGAATAAAGGTAGTTTTCGCTCAACCATTTGAAGCACTTGGTTCTTATCCTCTGCCAATTCATCTAGATTATTAATCACGTCAACCAACAAAAATTCAGAGGTAAGCTTTTTCGGAAACCGTGGCTTAACTCGAAAATCAAACTGACGATTTCCAAATGAAAACACGCCGTGCCGTTTGTGATTGTAGACAATGGTTTTGTTATAAAGCTGCGTAGTTCCTACGCCCAAAGCGTTATAACTTGATGGGGAGAACACCAAAAAATCCTTATCACGCAAAAAAGCAGTCACCAGCTCATGATCGTCAGGTGGAAGTGCGCCAAAGACCGATTTCTTAGGTGCGTAGTAAAGCCCTTGCGCCAAGCGTTTCAAAGCGCCACCTGCAACTAATTCACTCAGGTGCCGATCAACTGCATTAGAGACCTGCGCCAAATCCTCACGACGATACACCTTACCAGCGTGCAAAGTCCTCACCACTTGCTTCAAGGCGCCTTGTTTTGGCCGTAATGGGCGTTCTAAACTCGTATTTACTAGTTCCACTGAATGAATCCTTATTGACGTTTCATGCAAATTATAGCCGTTATCAGTTTGTTTTGCTGGAATATGCAAAGTTTCTTTAGCGTTTGCTCTAAGCAGGATTTTTGTTATCGCAATGGACAGCCAAAGACAAAACATAAACAAATTCAATTACTTACAAAAATTGAAGTACGACAATAGATGCCAGGAGCACAGAAAAAAGAATAATCACTCAATACTTCTAATGAGCCTAGCTAAGGGGCGGCGGCAACAATCGTGACTCCTTCTCACCTCAATTCTAGACCTAACAAAAATTCAAAATCTCCGTAGGTCTTGCCAATTTCACTGATACACATTGGCTATACATTTTAAACAAGGGAAATTATGACTACTATCTGCAAATGGGGAAATTCACTGGGCCTTCGGTTATCGAAGTCTGTCGCAGAAGAAGCTGGATTAAAGTCCGGCACCTACGTTGGAGTGCGCCTTCTTGATAACGGTTGTATCTTGATCACGCCGCTATACAAGACTATCAAAGTTGACGATGAACAATCGCTCAAAGTAATACCGCGTCCAATCGGAAAATGGTGACCCTGTCGGCAAATTCATCTGTTTCAAACTGTCTCAGACACCCTTCGGTTTGAAAAGGCACTTAATCATGCAACTAACATTCACAATCGTTGCGGCCTCAGCCTTCTGTACACGATCCACTTTAACAACTTTTTCTCAAGTGTTTTGAAGTACACGTAGGTCTGAGTCAAAACTAAACACGTCTGGCACCTATCAAAATCCGATTTACGTCTCGTGAAAAATTTAATAAAGCCCTATGATCACTTGGTGTCTTTGGCACTGTCAGTACGGGTCGGCCAATGGGGTGCCTTATTCGTCCATGTTTAGCGCCCCAGTAAAAGAACCACCCTTGGCGAACCAGTTTGTGCACGATAACGTTTATTTCCTTGTTGGCGCTGTATTTCATGCGAGTACCTCTTCGCTTATCCGCTCATAGCGACCAATAAATTTTTCGGTCGAAAAAGTGAGCTGGGAAAATGCTGCCTCAATACCCGTAGATAAGATCGGTTTGCTGTAAAAATAACCCGATCCGTTTCGGCTTTGTTTGTTTTGAAAAAATCTCCCGTAAGGATCGACCATGATGTATGACTCAGTCATGTCACTATTATCTTCGATGCACATCACGTTCTTTAAGGCCAGATGGCGATCAATGAAGCTATTGAATTCAACGTCGGAAACCGCCAGGTCATTGTTTAGCACTGGAAGCATCCGTAAGACTTTCCATCGCTCTGGTTGTAAAGTCTGAATAAAACAGGACATATCCTCACTGGCATTCAAACTATTTACAACGGTGTTCACCTTTAATCGCATTTGGGGGTTAATTTGCCTACCCATTGCCAAAATCTCCTCAACACTATGGGCTCGGAGCAACAGTCCTTTCCTATCGATACGTCCTATTTCTCGGTTGGTTTGGTTATTGCTAGAATCAAGGCTTATACCCAATAATGAAACGTCAGGCGCTATTGCCTTGATCAAAGGCTTAGTCAACCTACTTCCGTTTGTGATAATGGAAACATTCATTCCAAGATCACGAGCAACTCGAATAACTCGCAAGACTTTTTGTTCATACAGCAATGGTTCTCCGCCAGCGATATTCAATCTGACACTAGCCCACTGAAGACGACTTTGAAGTAAATTTGCCTTGTTTTTAGCGCAGAAGAAACCATATAGCAATTCAATCAGTTTTTGTGATCGAATCTCATCATGAATAATTTCACCTCGAAGATCAGATTTCTTCCAGTGCGCATAGCAATAATGGCATGAATAGTTGCATGCTTCTGTCACATGCCAGTTGATGACTAGCTCATTGATTTGTCGCGGCTCGTACATATTGGGTTTCCTTGAAATTAAAAACCCTAATGTACAAATTTCCGTTAATGGAAAAAATGAAGCTTCCTTTCTACCCCTTCGTTAATGCATTACAGCCAAAACATTGAAGGGGTAGCAAACAAGTTTCAGTGACTTTGATTGTTGCGAATAGGATCATTCGCTCTCTATCATTCTTTATAGGTATTACAAAATGGCGACAATCCCCTCGACTGAGCAATTACTTCTAGAAGTTCATCAATGCCTAGGCCTGAGCGCACCAACGAAAAAAAAAGAACTAATAGGCTTTGAACGACCACTCGAAACGCATCAAAGAATCATTTCTGAACTTATAAGTGAAATATTCACAGCCTTAAATATGGATGAGCAGGCAAAGGATGATGCGTCCGTTAACTTACGCCACTTACTAAGCATTAACAATTCTATTGAGCGTTCAGTTTGGACCCATGAAGCAAGCATGCAGCAAATAGTCTGGAATATGGCAGCATATTTATATGCGCCTTACTTAGGCCGCACCGTTGCATTTTGGAGCCTATGTCAAACTATGGATGAGGGAATGCCTGGTGGAAAATTTTGGTATCTGCCAGAGGTCATCGAGAGAAATAATAAGAAAGAATTACGCCTGCCTGTTCCTCAAGTTCTTGATTGGCTATTGGATTTATCAGGGAAAAGCATCAGTGAACTTGCTCAAGGATTGGCTGGCAAAATAAATGCGGCAGAGAAATCAATCAGTGTTGGTATCGAACTTGAATCTATTGAAAAAATCCTCTTGAATTGGGCTAATGGTGCGGTTCCACGTGTAGGAAACATCAGTCTATATTTTTCCAATATAGGAGCACTTGATTTCAGAGGTGCCTTTAAGCTTAATACGGTATCAACTGAAGAAGAACAGTTTCAATCTGTACTTGATTTTATTAAACGTAAAAACCTTTCAGCTTCTCTGTTACGTGAGCAAATTCCAATGTCACAACCCAACCGCATTGAAAACATTCTAAATGGTGTCGCGGATGAGGATGAGAAACATAACTTCGTGGAATTGATCGCTACCCGCTATGCAATTCCCACACTACAAACGCTACGCCAACGATTCCTAGTGGCGCGTGCAGTTCAGGATGGATATCTCCGTTTAGGAAAATTCTTACTTGGAAATGACTTCGATAAAACCTGCACAGATATTTCTAAAAACAAAGTTCTACAGCTATTCGAGTTATTTAAACTTAGTTATAACCTTACGATAGATGCATATAAACAGAGCGCTGATCCGCAAATTCAAGATGCATATTTCGAAAGTAAAATTCCCCCTTGGGATAAATTCGGGGTTTTCCTTTCTGTCGTACCGTCATTAAGACCCGACGTAATCAATATCTTGGCAGATAGGTTAAATCATTTGTTCCCCAACGAATATCAAGGAAAGCCGCTCGATGACCATATTGGACATGATATTGAATCAGCGAAATTAATCGCCACACGTAATTTAGCCAAACTAGACGCAGAACAAAAAGAATATGACACCGTGAAAGAATATTCACGAAAACTGCGGACTCATTCACCTTGGCGCACGCTACAAAATGTTCACAGTTTTTGGGTTGCCAATGAACTAGCGCAAAATGATCAACATAACTTCAGAATACGGCAAATGGCGGCAAACCGTATGCGAGAGTTAGCGCAAACGCCCGGTGAAAAAATGGGCGCTATTTTCATCGAGCTTAGTCATATCTTGAATAATGATGATCGCCAATACCGTGACAAAGACGCAAAGAAAAAAGTTGAATCACTACTGATAGAGGCGAAAGAAAATCCAGCAATAAACGCATGGCTCGCCGGCATTTTGCAATATGAAGCAAAACACCATCTAGCCTTAAATGAGTTTGACAACGCGCGTCGTCTTTTTAAGGAAGCCCTCGAAGCTTGTAAAGATAATGGCTTCGGATCATTACGAGGAGAAATTGCGCGTGACGGTTTTGCACTAGTGGTTGAACAACCACCCGCAAAATTCGACCTCAACAATTATGAATACTATTTCAGAAATGTTTTGGCATATGGTGAACTAGAAGGTGAGGAAGAAAATAAAACATTCGAGGATACGGCATGCGCTATGTCCACTTATTTTTGGGAATCACTTTATTGCCCTTATCCAAATGAAACTAGCGTAGCACCACTATCGAAGGAATTGGGTGAAACATTTATCAAGGGGGCGATGCCATTAGTTTTTCAAGGGGATTTTGACGGCTTACTCAACTGGTTCAAAAACAATTCAAAACTGAAGGATAAGAAGTTTAGAGAGGTTCGTGGCAATACAGCACTGATGAGCTGGTTGAAAATATTTTATGAACTTGAGAAAAAATTACCTGCTTTAGACCATGCTTTGTCTGCCTCTAAAACCCCAGACAATACTAAGCTTGCAGTTAATTGGCGAAGAGCGATATGCCTTATGATTGGAGCCTGGCCTAAATTGGTGAACATGCCCGACTTCAAGTTACAAACCCCCGCCATGCTGGCAGCTAACCATGGCGATATCGTTGTTGTGAATGCTCTACTCAAGGAAAATGCTGACTTGAAACTGCAAGATTTCAGGGGACGGACAGCTTTACATGCAGCCATCGCTTCAAATTCGCTTGAATGTGTAGAGGCTATACTAAGTCACGATGCAGAAGTCACGAATATATACGCAGCTGAAGAGCAATCGGCGCTGCATACTGCTGTTAAATTTGGACAACCAAATATCGTCGAGACGCTAATATCAGACGCACCTCATTTGCACAGCCATACGGATGCAAATGGCAAGTCTGCACTTGATATCGCTAAGCATCTAGCTGATCCCAGTATTTGGCAGCAACATCATGAATTCATGCGTCGTGAGCGCAGGACAATTGCAACGCTCGATGATTTTCAGAAAGTCTCTTCATTTCTATCGACACATTAACATAGCTCAGGTCACATATTTTTGAGCTAGAAAAGCAATAACACCATTATTGTTAGCCGTCGCTGACTATCGATAATGGTGGCTTTTCGATAGTTGGTGGCTACCAAAAAAAATCATTACAAAATTCAATATGCAGTCAACATGCTGAAATACTTGTGACGATTGCCTTTACTGGCCCAGCATTCACGTTGCATAGTCACCAAATTACTCTTCTGATAGACTTCAACGACCTAACATAAACATCAGAGCAACACTTAACTACCAAAATCACAAACATTGAACCGTAGGTACTTTCGATCAATCGGATTAATCTACCATCAGAAAAAACTACTAAGTCCTGCTCATCGAAAACGCATATAGGATTGTTTATCACTATGTCTCAACAAAAGCTAAGTTCTGTAACCACTATTTTTGACGAAGAAACTATTTCTCCATCATTAGATCTGATGCTAGTAAACGCTCGGGAATGGTCAGAATGGCTGAAGCAACAACAGAGTGTTGCACTTCAAGTCTACAAAATTAAACCTGCCCAGTTAATTGCGGATCAACGACGGGAACAGGGTATTTCGCGGGACTACAAAGGCCGTGAAATACTTGAGTTATTACAAAACGCAGCTGATGCTGCAAAAAAGTGTGACCAGCGTGGCGACATTCGGGTTGAATTAAACCCTGAGGGGTTGATCGTAGCAAATACAGGTTTAGGCTTTACCACTGGAGGGGTGAAGTCACTGCAAACGGCTGACTTAAGTCCAAAACGCGGGAAAAAAAACCAGTTTATTGGAAGCAAAGGCTTGGGTTTTCGCTCAGTACTCAATTGGTCACGCCAGCCGATAATCCTCAGTGGTTCATTACAAATCGCTTTTAGTAGCAGGTATGCCCAAGAGTTAGTGGAACGGCTGAGGCGACAGTTTTCCTCCGTACAGGAGGAATTGGCTAAACACCCGGCAGAAGATTCAGTGCCTTTGTTACCTTTTCCTATCGATTTAAACAGCGATGAACATCACGGATTTGATGAAAATTCAGGCATATTCGGGCGTTGCCAAGCATTGCGGGCAGAAGGCTATGAAACCATTATAGGTATGCCCTTTGATCGTGCTCATAGCTATGAAAACGCTATTAATCAATTGAAGCTACTGCGCCCTGAGTTTCTATTGTTTTCTGACTCCATTGCGTCGTTATCTATTTCTGTGGTGGCAAATAATAAAGCTGATAGTTGGGAGAAACTGTGGCGCTCCGACGTTATTTCGCAGTCTTTAATAACGCTTATTGAAGTTGACTGCGAAACCGAAGCTGAATCGTGCAGCCGCTGGCAGCTTTTTACTCAAATAGACGAAATTCCTGAGGAATACCTGCGTGACCATGATGATCCGGACAGCTATCACTTGGTCGTCGCTTTGCCAGAACAAGGCTTAGCAGAGCCCGCTAATCTTTATTCTTTTTTTCCTACTGAAATACCTCTTCCGCTACACGCGTTGTGCCACGCCACTTTAGAACTAACACAAAACCGTAAACATTTGCAGGAAGGCGAAGCAAATGAATTCGTATTGGAACGCTTAGCATTGTTTTTAGCGATGATCTTTGAGCAGCAGACTGAGATGTCTTGTGATTCCTATCGTGCTCTGGATTTGCTCGCCCCCGCATCACTTCTACAAAACTATCAGACGGACATTAAAACATTGCAAAATGCCTTAATCAACGCGATAAAAACAAAGAATGTATTTCCTGTATTGTCGGGTGAGAGGCTTAAGGCAACGGAAACAACGTCTTTCCAAGTGGGCGGCAACTCTATGCGGTGGTTGCCAGAGAAAATATTCCCTGCCATCGTTATAGCAAGAAATAATTCAGATAAACAGCTTTTCGATCTTCTAGGTGTTAAGAGTTTGGACGGAAAGCAGTTTGTTTCATTATTGCGGGCAGCAGGCGAAATAAGCCTAGAGGAGCGAGCAGCTGTTGCCCTGGGGGTTATTAACCAAGGCTTGGGTCAAGAATACTGCTACAAAGGTTTGTTAATAGATTCGCAGGGAAATGAACTATGTGAAGACGATAGCGTGTATTTGCCCGGAGGTAGTTTAGGAAATGCCTTGGAATTTCCCACATGGGCGAAAATCAAAATACTCAATGAACAACTATGGGAAGTGTTGAGGGGTAATAAAGTAAGGGATAGCGCCAAAGCGTTATCCGTGTTTGACGTGCATGAGTATGCATTGGGCAATTTGATTGCGGGATTGGTCTCGTCAGCCAATGCTGCTTTACTGGTGCATGATGAGAACCAAACACGTTCTGAGTTATTGCAATCACTCTTTGCTTTGTACAATCTTTACCAAAATAACGAAGATCGTCCAGAGTTCCCAAAGCGTCTAAATGTATTTTTATTGAACCACAATAGTAAATGGAGGAGCACAAAAGAGCTTTACTATGGATTTGGCTATTCGGCTACAGGGAATATAGTTAGTCAACTTTATCAATCCGCACCTGAAAAATTAACGGCTGAGCCCCTAGAGTATGAAAAACTGGGCATTAAGGGAAATTCACGAACTCCGTTTTTAGCTTGGCTTGGCGTGTCCGAATGGCCGAACATCATGGAGATAAAAACTATTGAGCCAGCCTTTCTAACATTTGCAAAGCCACGTCTGAAATATCCTGCTGCATTCATTGAGAACACTTCGCACATTTTCAATTCGGCGGATGAATTGCCAAGAAATTGTACATTCCAGTCCGTTAAATCGCTCGACGGTCTCGACGTCATTCTTAGTAGCGAGAGCGATGCCATTTTAGCGTGGTTGGCCAGCGATCCTCGGACCCTGTCATGGTTAAAACCGATGCCGGAGCACGGCACTTTAGGTTTTCTGCCATCTGGTTGCTGGAATCAGCGCAATTACAAAGGTGAATTGCCGTCGTACATTTTCTGGAAAATCAAACACAGTTCATGGCTTAGTAGTATTGCGGGAAAACCTCTAGCGCCCGTTGACTGCATGGTAAATGATGCTGCAGTCGCAGGTTTATTCCCCACCCCGATACTGCCATCAAAAGAAACCATTCTGAATTTAGGTTTGTCCCATAGCCTAATGAAACATGCGTTATTAGCTGCGGGCGTGCGAGAGAGTATTGACGATCTCGATTCAGAAGAAATTTATTCCTTAATGTTAGAACTTCCAGCCAAAGACCCTTCAGGAAATTTAGCTAAAAAACTCTACAACTGGCTAATTAAAACCGTCGATTTCAAACCTGACGAAGGCGGAAAAAACTACAAAACCTTCACAGAAAAAGGAAGTATTTTCGCTAAACAAGGTGACGTTCAAGAATATTTTCCTGTTGCTGAGACTTACCATGTTGATGTGGAAGGATTTCCTCAAGAACTACTAAAATCGCTGCCAGTTGCTAGTTTCTTAAAAAAACGTGGTGCAGGAAAAGTCCGACGTATATTCAGAGTAAACGTTTTGGACAAGGAGGCTGTTAATGAAAAAGTCACTCACTACAATGTCGCTGCTTGTTCGGAGCAAGCTAATAAGCATTTTCAAACAGCAAAAAGGTATATAGAAATTTACCGCCACAGTCAAGTCGCAAAGGCGCCGGGGCGAGCTGTTTTTGAGTCCCTCCAACTTGTAGTATGCAATCATGTGAAAAGCGAGATCACATTTAGGCAGCAGACATTAGATAACGAGTTACCGCCTTGGACCTATTCAATTCAAGCTGATCAACTCTATGTATGCTGTAATCCGCTCTATTCTGATGAGCCAAACAATCCTTTATTGGCAAATACAATCGGCGATGCGATTGCTTCTATTTTTGAACTTAATGACGGAAATTCTTTTTCTAATATTTACCGGTGTGATGAGAAAAACCGAACTGAGCTGCTGCGTAAGATGCTCGGGGATCAGCTTGACGACGATTTAGATGCAATGTTGCTGGCGTTGCGAGAACAGGCTGTTGGTCAGTTGTTACCTGAGCCTCTGGTAACTATGGGGCCTGTTCCAAAGATATCTCTTACTGTTACCACAACACCACCTTCTGCAACACCTTTAGCGCAAACCATTGTGACTGAATCTGAGCCTCCAGTACAAAATTGGAATGTACCTTCAACGATTGGTGTTGAATCAGTCGAACACGTACCAGAGAGCCCAGGCACTCGTGTGCGAATACGAGTGTCGGGTGGTGGCTCTGGTTCGGGCAGTTCAGCTGGACGTATTGCGCCCACCTCTGATGGAAAAGCGGGCGAGAATCTCACAATGCTCTTTGAGCAACAACAAGGGCGATTCCCTTTATATATCGGCCACATTACAGGTTACGACACAATCGCTGCTGACGTACTCAGTTTTCGAAGTGCTGATGACTTAGCATTATTTGAGTCTGGAGAGGATCAAAATGCCGTGCTGGTAGAACGGGTGATCGAAGCCAAAGAAAAATGGGCAGGTGGGAGTGTAAACTTAACTGTAAATGAAGTTAATACAGCAGCACAATGGAAAAACAAATATTATATATATCGATTTATGCCCATCAAGGCGACGACGTCGGAATACGAATTAAAGGTGCTTTGCAACCCATTAAGTCAGCTAGATGCGGTTACTTCCTCGATAGAAATTTCTTTGGATATCGCGGCCACGTCACAGAAGTTTCGAGTGTATGGAAAAATCAATCAAACTGAATCCATTTAAATCGATTCGAAACTTTTAGAATGGCGCTTAAATTAGCGCGCGGATTAAAATCACAATAAACTAGGAATTTTTCTCTTCGCAACTGGCCGAATGTAACGAGCAAGGGTAGCGTCCGACTTATGGCCAGTCTGCTCTCTAATTTGATATGGCTGTAATCCGACGGTCGCCGCTTCAGTGCAGTAACCAGCGCGTAAACTATGCCCAGCCACTTTGCTGGCTGCTTCGTCGCCATCTACTCTACGAACAGCCGCTTTTACAATCAACGCAACGGATTGAGGAGTCAACGCTTTTGTGCTCACTATTGTGTCATGCCGACTGACGGCTCTAAACAATGCGCCCTCGTTGATACTCGTTAATTCGTAAGCGTCCAACAGATCCGTCTAGCATTTATTCCTAAAGCGCATTAACAAGGCAGCGGTAGCAGTTCATCAATCCGGCTGTTTGGATGCGTCGGTAATTTTTCGAGTGTGCCTTTAAGCCATGCCAAAGGTTCTATGCCATTGGCTTTCGCGGTGGCGAGCAGGCTTTGAATGGCGGCAGCTTGTCGGCCTGCTCGTTCAGAACCGGCGAAGAGCCAGTTCTTTTTGCCAATGGCAATAGGGCGAATGGCGTTTTCAAT from Undibacterium parvum includes these protein-coding regions:
- a CDS encoding ankyrin repeat domain-containing protein, whose product is MATIPSTEQLLLEVHQCLGLSAPTKKKELIGFERPLETHQRIISELISEIFTALNMDEQAKDDASVNLRHLLSINNSIERSVWTHEASMQQIVWNMAAYLYAPYLGRTVAFWSLCQTMDEGMPGGKFWYLPEVIERNNKKELRLPVPQVLDWLLDLSGKSISELAQGLAGKINAAEKSISVGIELESIEKILLNWANGAVPRVGNISLYFSNIGALDFRGAFKLNTVSTEEEQFQSVLDFIKRKNLSASLLREQIPMSQPNRIENILNGVADEDEKHNFVELIATRYAIPTLQTLRQRFLVARAVQDGYLRLGKFLLGNDFDKTCTDISKNKVLQLFELFKLSYNLTIDAYKQSADPQIQDAYFESKIPPWDKFGVFLSVVPSLRPDVINILADRLNHLFPNEYQGKPLDDHIGHDIESAKLIATRNLAKLDAEQKEYDTVKEYSRKLRTHSPWRTLQNVHSFWVANELAQNDQHNFRIRQMAANRMRELAQTPGEKMGAIFIELSHILNNDDRQYRDKDAKKKVESLLIEAKENPAINAWLAGILQYEAKHHLALNEFDNARRLFKEALEACKDNGFGSLRGEIARDGFALVVEQPPAKFDLNNYEYYFRNVLAYGELEGEEENKTFEDTACAMSTYFWESLYCPYPNETSVAPLSKELGETFIKGAMPLVFQGDFDGLLNWFKNNSKLKDKKFREVRGNTALMSWLKIFYELEKKLPALDHALSASKTPDNTKLAVNWRRAICLMIGAWPKLVNMPDFKLQTPAMLAANHGDIVVVNALLKENADLKLQDFRGRTALHAAIASNSLECVEAILSHDAEVTNIYAAEEQSALHTAVKFGQPNIVETLISDAPHLHSHTDANGKSALDIAKHLADPSIWQQHHEFMRRERRTIATLDDFQKVSSFLSTH
- a CDS encoding sacsin N-terminal ATP-binding-like domain-containing protein, giving the protein MSQQKLSSVTTIFDEETISPSLDLMLVNAREWSEWLKQQQSVALQVYKIKPAQLIADQRREQGISRDYKGREILELLQNAADAAKKCDQRGDIRVELNPEGLIVANTGLGFTTGGVKSLQTADLSPKRGKKNQFIGSKGLGFRSVLNWSRQPIILSGSLQIAFSSRYAQELVERLRRQFSSVQEELAKHPAEDSVPLLPFPIDLNSDEHHGFDENSGIFGRCQALRAEGYETIIGMPFDRAHSYENAINQLKLLRPEFLLFSDSIASLSISVVANNKADSWEKLWRSDVISQSLITLIEVDCETEAESCSRWQLFTQIDEIPEEYLRDHDDPDSYHLVVALPEQGLAEPANLYSFFPTEIPLPLHALCHATLELTQNRKHLQEGEANEFVLERLALFLAMIFEQQTEMSCDSYRALDLLAPASLLQNYQTDIKTLQNALINAIKTKNVFPVLSGERLKATETTSFQVGGNSMRWLPEKIFPAIVIARNNSDKQLFDLLGVKSLDGKQFVSLLRAAGEISLEERAAVALGVINQGLGQEYCYKGLLIDSQGNELCEDDSVYLPGGSLGNALEFPTWAKIKILNEQLWEVLRGNKVRDSAKALSVFDVHEYALGNLIAGLVSSANAALLVHDENQTRSELLQSLFALYNLYQNNEDRPEFPKRLNVFLLNHNSKWRSTKELYYGFGYSATGNIVSQLYQSAPEKLTAEPLEYEKLGIKGNSRTPFLAWLGVSEWPNIMEIKTIEPAFLTFAKPRLKYPAAFIENTSHIFNSADELPRNCTFQSVKSLDGLDVILSSESDAILAWLASDPRTLSWLKPMPEHGTLGFLPSGCWNQRNYKGELPSYIFWKIKHSSWLSSIAGKPLAPVDCMVNDAAVAGLFPTPILPSKETILNLGLSHSLMKHALLAAGVRESIDDLDSEEIYSLMLELPAKDPSGNLAKKLYNWLIKTVDFKPDEGGKNYKTFTEKGSIFAKQGDVQEYFPVAETYHVDVEGFPQELLKSLPVASFLKKRGAGKVRRIFRVNVLDKEAVNEKVTHYNVAACSEQANKHFQTAKRYIEIYRHSQVAKAPGRAVFESLQLVVCNHVKSEITFRQQTLDNELPPWTYSIQADQLYVCCNPLYSDEPNNPLLANTIGDAIASIFELNDGNSFSNIYRCDEKNRTELLRKMLGDQLDDDLDAMLLALREQAVGQLLPEPLVTMGPVPKISLTVTTTPPSATPLAQTIVTESEPPVQNWNVPSTIGVESVEHVPESPGTRVRIRVSGGGSGSGSSAGRIAPTSDGKAGENLTMLFEQQQGRFPLYIGHITGYDTIAADVLSFRSADDLALFESGEDQNAVLVERVIEAKEKWAGGSVNLTVNEVNTAAQWKNKYYIYRFMPIKATTSEYELKVLCNPLSQLDAVTSSIEISLDIAATSQKFRVYGKINQTESI
- a CDS encoding site-specific integrase, which translates into the protein MSTKALTPQSVALIVKAAVRRVDGDEAASKVAGHSLRAGYCTEAATVGLQPYQIREQTGHKSDATLARYIRPVAKRKIPSLL